The following coding sequences lie in one Musa acuminata AAA Group cultivar baxijiao chromosome BXJ3-1, Cavendish_Baxijiao_AAA, whole genome shotgun sequence genomic window:
- the LOC103985275 gene encoding uncharacterized protein At2g02148 isoform X1 gives MQHYSLRPANSFIGGSLHDLNTADSNPGEIEGISDVDRDPVNEDSLDNDDDESNSVVTRLLPLLADCVHDSYRNSIPLHGVGVDDDRSALEHGGRSPSPSYNILTHEDVSPIETARARFLQIIIDHFIDEHVIEAAETSDVRCYQGNEKVNKRKQREIQYEGDHRFALPLMYVANLYETLVNDVNVRLASLDGIREKNIGVALETAGGLYRRLAKKFPPKGSCSFRRRELATSLATRTRFPELVVQEEKRVRFVVVNGLSIIEKPNNIGIDDADWFKRLTGRHEVAISASDYKFYSPRHKYKRGASHSMSNIPGLNAISVTESSSQVASAIGFRPVNESQSHHEPSPKHHVQQSPQPTYHPLHQVHHQNIQQSQHSTHFSHLHQCPHPSHVPDLSHQHQTQTIPPHLTSLQSLSGSNLGGCLHILPTSPAKFCDECGTPYFRETSKFCSECGTKRLGTSI, from the exons ATGCAACACTACAGCCTGAGGCCGGCCAATTCCTTCATCGGTGGCTCCCTGCACGACCTCAACACCGCTGACTCCAACCCCGGCGAGATCGAGGGCATCAGCGACGTCGATCGCGACCCCGTGAACGAAGATAGCCTGGACAACGACGACGACGAGTCCAACTCCGTGGTAACTCGGTTGCTTCCTCTTTTAGCT GACTGCGTACATGACTCGTACAGAAACTCGATTCCCCTTCACGGGGTTGGAGTCGACGATGATCGATCCGCGCTCGAGCATGGTGGCAGGTCGCCGAGTCCATCATATAACATACTGACCCACGAAG ATGTTTCGCCAATAGAGACTGCAAGAGCAAGGTTCTTGCAGATCATCATCGATCATTTCATAGACGAGCATGTGATTGAAGCTGCAGAAACTTCTGATGTTCGCTGTTATCAGGGGAACGAGAAGGTTAACAAAAGAAAGCAACGGGAAATCCAGTATGAAGGTGATCATAGGTTTGCCTTGCCCTTGATGTATGTTGCGAACTTGTACGAGACCTTAGTTAACGATGTCAATGTCCGTCTTGCTTCCTTGGATGGGATCCGCGAGAAAAATATTGGGGTGGCTCTAGAAACTGCTGGTGGTTTGTACAGAAGACTGGCAAAAAAATTCCCACCTAAAG GCTCTTGTAGCTTCAGGAGAAGAGAATTGGCTACATCACTTGCAACAAGGACCAGATTTCCTGAGCTTGTGGTGCAAGAAGAAAAACGTGTTCGCTTCGTAGTAGTAAATGGTTTGTCgatcattgaaaaaccaaacaatattgGTATAGATGATGCCGACTG GTTCAAACGTTTGACTGGTCGGCATGAGGTGGCTATTTCAGCAAGCGATTACAAGTTCTATTCGCCTAGGCACAAGTACAAGCGTGGTGCTTCTCATTCCATGTCCAACATCCCTGGGTTGAAT GCAATATCAGTAACAGAAAGTTCTTCCCAAGTGGCTAGTGCTATCGGATTCCGTCCAGTAAATGAG TCCCAAAGTCATCATGAACCTTCACCAAAACATCATGTGCAACAATCGCCACAACCTACATATCATCCTCTTCACCAGGTTCATCATCAGAACATTCAGCAAAGTCAGCactctacacacttttctcacttACATCAGTGCCCGCATCCTTCACATGTGCCGGATCTTTCTCACCAACATCAGACACAGACAATACCTCCGCATCTCACATCCTTGCAGTCCCTCTCTGGAAGTAATCTTGGAGGATGTTTGCATATACTG
- the LOC103985275 gene encoding uncharacterized protein At2g02148 isoform X2: protein MQHYSLRPANSFIGGSLHDLNTADSNPGEIEGISDVDRDPVNEDSLDNDDDESNSVDCVHDSYRNSIPLHGVGVDDDRSALEHGGRSPSPSYNILTHEDVSPIETARARFLQIIIDHFIDEHVIEAAETSDVRCYQGNEKVNKRKQREIQYEGDHRFALPLMYVANLYETLVNDVNVRLASLDGIREKNIGVALETAGGLYRRLAKKFPPKGSCSFRRRELATSLATRTRFPELVVQEEKRVRFVVVNGLSIIEKPNNIGIDDADWFKRLTGRHEVAISASDYKFYSPRHKYKRGASHSMSNIPGLNAISVTESSSQVASAIGFRPVNESQSHHEPSPKHHVQQSPQPTYHPLHQVHHQNIQQSQHSTHFSHLHQCPHPSHVPDLSHQHQTQTIPPHLTSLQSLSGSNLGGCLHILPTSPAKFCDECGTPYFRETSKFCSECGTKRLGTSI, encoded by the exons ATGCAACACTACAGCCTGAGGCCGGCCAATTCCTTCATCGGTGGCTCCCTGCACGACCTCAACACCGCTGACTCCAACCCCGGCGAGATCGAGGGCATCAGCGACGTCGATCGCGACCCCGTGAACGAAGATAGCCTGGACAACGACGACGACGAGTCCAACTCCGTG GACTGCGTACATGACTCGTACAGAAACTCGATTCCCCTTCACGGGGTTGGAGTCGACGATGATCGATCCGCGCTCGAGCATGGTGGCAGGTCGCCGAGTCCATCATATAACATACTGACCCACGAAG ATGTTTCGCCAATAGAGACTGCAAGAGCAAGGTTCTTGCAGATCATCATCGATCATTTCATAGACGAGCATGTGATTGAAGCTGCAGAAACTTCTGATGTTCGCTGTTATCAGGGGAACGAGAAGGTTAACAAAAGAAAGCAACGGGAAATCCAGTATGAAGGTGATCATAGGTTTGCCTTGCCCTTGATGTATGTTGCGAACTTGTACGAGACCTTAGTTAACGATGTCAATGTCCGTCTTGCTTCCTTGGATGGGATCCGCGAGAAAAATATTGGGGTGGCTCTAGAAACTGCTGGTGGTTTGTACAGAAGACTGGCAAAAAAATTCCCACCTAAAG GCTCTTGTAGCTTCAGGAGAAGAGAATTGGCTACATCACTTGCAACAAGGACCAGATTTCCTGAGCTTGTGGTGCAAGAAGAAAAACGTGTTCGCTTCGTAGTAGTAAATGGTTTGTCgatcattgaaaaaccaaacaatattgGTATAGATGATGCCGACTG GTTCAAACGTTTGACTGGTCGGCATGAGGTGGCTATTTCAGCAAGCGATTACAAGTTCTATTCGCCTAGGCACAAGTACAAGCGTGGTGCTTCTCATTCCATGTCCAACATCCCTGGGTTGAAT GCAATATCAGTAACAGAAAGTTCTTCCCAAGTGGCTAGTGCTATCGGATTCCGTCCAGTAAATGAG TCCCAAAGTCATCATGAACCTTCACCAAAACATCATGTGCAACAATCGCCACAACCTACATATCATCCTCTTCACCAGGTTCATCATCAGAACATTCAGCAAAGTCAGCactctacacacttttctcacttACATCAGTGCCCGCATCCTTCACATGTGCCGGATCTTTCTCACCAACATCAGACACAGACAATACCTCCGCATCTCACATCCTTGCAGTCCCTCTCTGGAAGTAATCTTGGAGGATGTTTGCATATACTG
- the LOC103985275 gene encoding uncharacterized protein At2g02148 isoform X3, producing the protein MQHYSLRPANSFIGGSLHDLNTADSNPGEIEGISDVDRDPVNEDSLDNDDDESNSVVTRLLPLLADCVHDSYRNSIPLHGVGVDDDRSALEHGGRSPSPSYNILTHEDVSPIETARARFLQIIIDHFIDEHVIEAAETSDVRCYQGNEKVNKRKQREIQYEGDHRFALPLMYVANLYETLVNDVNVRLASLDGIREKNIGVALETAGGLYRRLAKKFPPKGSCSFRRRELATSLATRTRFPELVVQEEKRVRFVVVNGLSIIEKPNNIGIDDADWFKRLTGRHEVAISASDYKFYSPRHKYKRGASHSMSNIPGLNAISVTESSSQVASAIGFRPVNEPTSPAKFCDECGTPYFRETSKFCSECGTKRLGTSI; encoded by the exons ATGCAACACTACAGCCTGAGGCCGGCCAATTCCTTCATCGGTGGCTCCCTGCACGACCTCAACACCGCTGACTCCAACCCCGGCGAGATCGAGGGCATCAGCGACGTCGATCGCGACCCCGTGAACGAAGATAGCCTGGACAACGACGACGACGAGTCCAACTCCGTGGTAACTCGGTTGCTTCCTCTTTTAGCT GACTGCGTACATGACTCGTACAGAAACTCGATTCCCCTTCACGGGGTTGGAGTCGACGATGATCGATCCGCGCTCGAGCATGGTGGCAGGTCGCCGAGTCCATCATATAACATACTGACCCACGAAG ATGTTTCGCCAATAGAGACTGCAAGAGCAAGGTTCTTGCAGATCATCATCGATCATTTCATAGACGAGCATGTGATTGAAGCTGCAGAAACTTCTGATGTTCGCTGTTATCAGGGGAACGAGAAGGTTAACAAAAGAAAGCAACGGGAAATCCAGTATGAAGGTGATCATAGGTTTGCCTTGCCCTTGATGTATGTTGCGAACTTGTACGAGACCTTAGTTAACGATGTCAATGTCCGTCTTGCTTCCTTGGATGGGATCCGCGAGAAAAATATTGGGGTGGCTCTAGAAACTGCTGGTGGTTTGTACAGAAGACTGGCAAAAAAATTCCCACCTAAAG GCTCTTGTAGCTTCAGGAGAAGAGAATTGGCTACATCACTTGCAACAAGGACCAGATTTCCTGAGCTTGTGGTGCAAGAAGAAAAACGTGTTCGCTTCGTAGTAGTAAATGGTTTGTCgatcattgaaaaaccaaacaatattgGTATAGATGATGCCGACTG GTTCAAACGTTTGACTGGTCGGCATGAGGTGGCTATTTCAGCAAGCGATTACAAGTTCTATTCGCCTAGGCACAAGTACAAGCGTGGTGCTTCTCATTCCATGTCCAACATCCCTGGGTTGAAT GCAATATCAGTAACAGAAAGTTCTTCCCAAGTGGCTAGTGCTATCGGATTCCGTCCAGTAAATGAG